Part of the Aurantiacibacter aquimixticola genome, TCGTCATCGGGGCGAGCCTCGCAACTGCCATCGTCGGCCTATCGCCAATCGTGGGTGCGCTCATTGCGGGCCTGCTGATTGCGGAAACCGAGTATCACACCGAAGTCGAGGGTATCATGGAGCCCTTCAAGGGCCTTGCCCTCGGCGTGTTCCTGATCACCATCGGCATGGGCATCGATATCGAAACCATCTGGGACAATCTCTGGATGATCGCCTCAGCCGTAATCGGCGTGCTGACATTGAAGGCTGTCGTCACGGGCGTCCTGCTGCGCCTGATGGGGGCGCGGCCCGCAACCGCGACAGAGACCGGCATCCTGATGGCCAGTCCGTCCGAAACGTCGCTCATCGTCCTGGCCGCAGCGGCGAGCGCCATGTTGATCCAGCCCGGCACGGCGCAGTTCTGGCAGATCGTCACTGCTATCGGCCTCACCGTCACGCCGCTGCTGGCGATGCTCGGCAAGCGAGTCGCCCGTTCCGTCGATCCTGCGCCGACGCTGGACGAGCTGGGCGGCGATGAGAATGCGCCGCGCGTGGTGATCGTCGGCCTGGGCCGGGTCGGCAGGCTGGTCGCGCAGATGCTGCAGAAGCATGACAGGGCCTATGTCGCGATCGATTCCGATCCCGACCTGATCGAGCAAGCCCGGCGGGAAGGCTATTATGCGGTGTTCGGCAATGCCTTGCGAGAAGACGCGCTCGACAAGCTGGGATTGGACCGCGCGCCCGCCGTCATCCTGACGATGGACGAGCATGTGCTCGCCCAGCGTATGGTCCGCAAACTGCGCGCCGCCCATCCCGAATTGCCGATCATCGCCCGCGCGCGCGACAGCTTCCATGCGGCGGAGCTCTATCGCAGCGGTGCGAGCACGGCGGTGCCGGAGACGCTGGAAAGTTCGCTACAGCTATCGGAAGCGGCGCTGGTCGATATCGGCGTGCCGATGGGCCCGGTGATCGCCTCGATCCACGAGAAACGGGACGAGTTCCGTGATCAGATCCGCGAAGAGGGCGCGCTCGAACACAAGCCGAAATTGCGCACGAGCACAGCGGAAAGCTGACGCTTCTCGGAAACTTGCAGTGTCGCAAGCGTTGGCAGGGTGAAGGAGATTTACCCGATGAGCGACAAGATCGATCCCACCAAGCCGCTTCCCAATAGCGAGAAGTTCAAGCCGAAGAGCGTTGCCAGCGACGATGCGCATGGCCGCCTCGAACGGAACATGAAGGATGTGCCGCGCGGCAGCGATGGCGACCGCCGCCGGGCTGCGTCCAACCGCGTCGGCTAAGCCGCCGTCACTCGACTTACGAACGGCGCTCGTCAGGCATTCACGCTGGCGAGCGCTTTTCGTATAGCTGCAATGGCGTCGTCAGCCTTGTCGCCGTCCGGACCGCCGCCTTGCGCCATGTCGGGCCGACCGCCGCCGCCCTTGCCGCCGACCGCCTCGACACCCTTGCGCACCAGATCGACGGCGCTGAAGCGATCCTTCAGATCGTCCGTCACGCCAACGGCGACTGCCGCCTTGCCTTCATTGACCGCTACAATGGCAGCGACACCGGAGCCGAGGCGTGCCTTCGCACCATCCAGCAGACCGCGAAGCTCTTTCGGGTTCATGCCTTCGAGCACTTGGCCCGAGAACGCCACCCCGCCGACATCCTCAATCGCCTGCTCTCCGGATGCAGATGTCCCGCCTCCAAGGGCCAGTTGCTTCTTCGCGTCGGCGAGCTCGCGCTCGAGCCGTTTGCGCTCGTCCACCAATGCGGCGACGCGCGCTTCGACTTCGTCCGGAGAGGTCTTCAGCGTTGCGGCGACCGACTTGAGCGCCTCTTCCCGACGCACCACCCATTCGCGCGCGGCTTCGCCGGTAAGTGCCTCGATCCGCCGCACGCCAGACGAAACGGCGCTCTCGCCGATGATGCGGAAAAGACCGATGTCGCCCGTGGCGCGAACATGCGTACCGCCGCAAAGCTCTACCGAATAAGTTCGGCCTTCCCTGCCGGATGTCGCAGACCCGATGGACAATACGCGCACCTCGTCGCCGTATTTCTCCCCGAACAGCGCCATCGCGCCCGCTTCGATCGCGTCGTCCGGGCTCATTAACCGCGTCACGACCTCGTCATTCGAGCGTATCTCTGCGTTTACCTCGGCTTCGATAGAAGCGATTTCCGAAGGTGTGAGCGGCTTGGGGTGCGAGAAGTCGAAACGCAGGCGATCCTCCGCCACGAGCGACCCCTTCTGGGTGACATGGTCGCCGAGATGATTGCGCAACGCCGCGTGGACCAGATGCGTTGCCGAGTGGTTGGCCCGAATGGCATCGCGGCGCGCGGCGTCGATGGCCAGATGGACGGTGTCGCCGACGGCAATCCGCCCCGAAGCAATCGTCCCATGATGGGCGTGCAAGCGGCCTAGCGGCTTCGATGCGTCCGACACGGTCATTTCCAGGCGATTGTCACCGGTGATCACACCGATATCGCCCATCTGTCCGCCGCTTTCACCATAGAAGGGCGTCTGATTGGTCAGCACGATGACATCCTGCCCGGCATCGGCCGACTGCACTTCCTTGCCATCGATGACCAGCGCGACGACGCGGCCCTCGCCCTCGGTCGCCGCATATCCGGTAAATTCGCTCGCGCCTTCGCGCTCGGCGATGTCGAACCACAATTCCTGATCCGCCGCGCCGCCGGAGCCTTTCCAGGCTGCCCGCGCCGCAGCCTTTTGCTGCTCCATCGCGGCATCGAACCCCTCGCGATCGACCCCGACATTGCGATCGCGCAGAGCATCTTCCGTCAGATCGTAAGGGAAACCGTAAGTATCGTAGAGCTTGAACGCGGTCTCGCCTGAGAGTTCGTCACCCTCGCCGAGATCGGCGCTCGCATCGTCGAGCAGGCGCAAGCCCTTTTCCAAGGTCTGCCGAAAGCGCGATTCCTCCCGCTCCAGCACTTCTGTGATGAGCGGCTGCGCGCGAGAGAGATCCGGATAGGCCTGTCCCATTTCGCCAACGAGCGTCGGCACGAGACGGTGCATCAACGGCTCCGACGCGCCCAGCAGATGCGCATGACGCATGGCCCGCCGCATGATCCGGCGCAGGACATATCCGCGCCCCTCATTCGACGGCAGAACGCCATCTGCGATGAGGAAACTTGTCGACCGCAGGTGATCGGCAATCACGCGATGGCTTGCGATGGTGCCGTCAGCGATCGGCGCCCCGGCAAACTCCTCGCTGGCTTCGATCAGTGTCTTGAACATGTCCGTTTCGAACACGTTGTGGACCCCCTGCAATACGGTGGCCATGCGTTCGAGACCCATGCCGGTATCTATGCTCGGCCGCGGCAGGTCGCCGGTGATCTCGTCCGCTTCCTGCATGTGCTGCATGAAGACGAGGTTCCAGATCTCGACGAACCGGTCCCCATCCTCATCCGGCGATCCCGGCGGGCCACCAGGCACATCGGGTCCATGATCCCAGAAGATTTCCGAGCAAGGCCCGCATGGCCCATCCGACCCCATCGCCCAGAAATTGTCCTTCGTCGCGATGCGGATGATCCGATCTTCGGGAAGGCCTGCAATCTTGCGCCACAGGTCGGAGGCTTCGTCATCCGTGTGATAGACGGTGACGATCAGGCGATCCTTGGCGAGGCCCATTTCCTTGGTAACCAGACCCCAAGCGAGCTCGATGGCGCGCTCCTTGAAGTAGTCGCCGAAGCTGAAATTGCCCAGCATTTCGAAGAAAGTCAGGTGCCGGGCCGTATAGCCGACATTGTCGAGATCGTTGTGCTTGCCGCCGGCGCGTACGCATTTCTGGCTGCTCGTGGCGCGCTGCGCGGGCGGTGTCTCGACGCCGGTAAACACGTTCTTGAACGGCACCATGCCCGCATTAACGAACATGAGGCTCGGATCGTTATACGGAACGAGGGGCGCGGACGGCACCACCTCGTGGTCGGCGGCGTCGAAATAGCCGAGAAATGCACGGCGGATGTCGTTGGTCGAATGCATCATCGCGAGTTAGGCGCTGCGGCGCGTGGCGACAAGCGCATTGCGCCGTTCGCAGTGATGGAGATCGGCGATCAGATTTTGCGGGCGGAGACGATCCATGCGGCGGCCGGAAGTGCCACAATACCGTCATAGCAATACCGTTCTGCCAGGTTGAGGGCACGATCGCGGAAGCGCGCATGGGCAGCGGCGTCCATCTGGGCGGCGGCCTTTGCAGCGGGACCGATGCGGGTGAAATAGCAGACCGCATCCTCGACCGCGTTCTCACCGGTGCCGACGATCATCGGGAAATCGAACGGCTCGAGGCGGACATCGCCCCATCCACTTTGCGCCAGCATCCCGGACACGTAGCCTCGCTCCGCAAAGGCAAAGGGACCGGGCGCTCGCGGATCGCTGTCTTCGGGTGGCTCGGGCAGGAGGCGGCCCACCTCGGTAAAGAGGGGATTCTCATCCCTCGCACGGAAACAGGAGAACAGCAGTGCCGCGTGCGGGTGCGCCTCACTCGCAAGGTGGGTGAAGGCGTGTGTCGGGTCATCGAAGAACATGACACCGTGGCGCGAGATGAGGAGATCGGGCGGCAGGGACGCCTCGTGGTTCGCGGCATCGGCCCGTTCGAAGACGAGGTTGGCCAGGTTCGCGCTACGATCCCGCGCGGTGGCGATGAGATCGGGGGAGATGTCGACACCGGTCACCTGCGCGGCGGGATGCGAGCGCGCTATGGCAAGAGCAAGCTCTCCTGCTCCGCAGCCGATATCGAGCACGTTCGCGAACGCGAGAGGCCGCACTTCCGACAGCAGTCGTTCCGTCAGCTGGGTGAAGCTGCGATCGGTGCGTCGGTATTCGGCCGCCCAGCTTTCGCCGGCTCGGCCCTGCCATTCACTCGTATCGGTCACGTTACTCCCCTGCTCGTTTCGAGGGCGGGTAGCAGCACAGCGTTACCGAACCGGTAAAACGCGAAGAAGCCGGCGGTGAGGGCCATTTCTGGCCATCGTCGCCGGCTCCGGTTTCGCAAGGTGTGACAGGTGTTACACTGTCCTGGAGCACAAAGTCCTGCCCCTACCCACCTTCTTGAGGATCACTCGTCGGGCTCCGCGTCCGGGCCTTTCATCATGTCCTCGGCGACCTCGTCGGTTTTGCCGCGGATCGCGGCTTCCAACTTGGCGCACATTTCGGGATTTTCTTTCAGGAAGGTCTTGGCGTTCTCACGGCCCTGGCCGATCCGCACGCTGTCATAGCTGAACCAGGAACCGGACTTCTCCACCAGCCCGGCCTTCACGCCGAGATCGAGGATTTCGCCGATCTTGGAGATGCCTTCGCCATACATGATGTCGAATTCGACCTGCTTGAAAGGCGGGGCCACCTTGTTCTTCACGACCTTCACGCGGGTGGAGTTGCCGACAACTTCGTCGCGATCCTTGATCTGGCCGGTGCGGCGGATGTCCAAGCGGACCGACGCGTAGAATTTCAACGCGTTGCCGCCCGTCGTGGTTTCGGGATTGCCGTACATCACGCCGATCTTCATGCGCAGCTGGTTGATGAAGATCACCATGCATTTGGAGCGGTTGATCGACCCGGTCAGCTTGCGCAGGGACTGCGACATGAGACGCGCCTGCAGGCCGACATGGCTGTCGCCCATCTCGCCTTCGATTTCCGCGCGAGGGACCAGCGCGGCGACCGAATCGACCACCAGCACGTCCACCGCGTTGGAGCGGACCAGCGTATCGGTGATTTCGAGCGCCTGCTCACCCGTGTCGGGCTGCGAAATGATCAGCTCGTCGATGTCGACGCCGAGCTTTGTCGCATAGACCGGGTCCAGCGCATGTTCGGCATCGATGAAGGCAACGGTGCCGCCGGCCTTCTGCGCTTCGGCGAGGACGTGCAGCGCCAGCGTCGTCTTGCCCGAGCTTTCCGGGCCGTACACCTCGATCACGCGGCCTTTCGGAAGGCCGCCAATGCCGAGCGCGATATCAAGGCCGAGCGAGCCGGTGGAAATCGCTTCCACATTCATGGCTTCGCGGCTGCCCAGCTTCATGGCCGACCCCTTGCCGAAGGCACGATCGATCTGGGAGAGTGCGGCATCGAGTGCCTTTTGACGGTCCACGTTGGATTCCTTTTCCACCAATTTCAGATTTGCACTCGCCATGACATGGCCTCCGTCAGCTTACTAGGGTCGCGTTCAACTCTTCAACTGACACGGCATGTACCCACTTTGTTCCGTAAGAACAAGTGCGGAACAAAATTTTTGTTGGAAACGGTTCGATGCAAGGCCCGCGGCGGGTCGTCGCGGCCTATTCGATCTCCTGCGCTTCCCAGCGCAGGCTGCGAGAGGAATTGCCGCGTACGGTGAATTCCAGCACGCGCTCGCCATCCTTCAGGGTCTGCCGCACACCGCGCAGGTTCCATGCGCCCGGCGATCCCAACAGCAGCCGCACCCGCACCGATTCGGGATTGGCGTTCGTGACGACGGCTTCGATCTTCTCCCAGCCTCCGTCGATATCCTCATGATCGTCGCGCAACGCACAGGAGAGAAAGACCTGCGAGCTGTCCCCGAGATCGAAATCCACATCCCGGCCCACGGGATAATCGCGCAGGAAATCCTCCGCCACCAGCAGGTCACCGAAGGAACTCGGTTCGAACACGGCGATCGATCCGGCCGGCAACGCCATGCCGAGCCCACGCTCCTCTTCGTTCTCGGTTTCCAGCGTGACATTCATGGGGACGAAGCGGTCGTCCGCATCCAAGGGCTCACACGGCGCCTCGTAGAAAAATTTGCCCTCAACATCGTCCTCGCGCAGGAAAGCGATCTGTTTCAGGCCCTGCGCGTTGACGTCGACCGGTACCGGCACACGGTAGAGCTTGAGATCCCCCAGTTGCTCTTCCTCGGCTATGACGGCGACCGGCGACACGGACTCCATAGTCAATGGCGCAGCAACGCGGCTGCCGGTCACGACGATCATCCCGTCGGAAGCCATGGGCGGCGGCAGAGGCGGCGGTGGCCCGTACATCACCACCGGCGAACCCGCAGCCGTGCTGCCGCGCGGCCAGCATGTCAGCCGCAATGGGCGCGCAAGCGGCGGGCTGGAAAGTCGGTCGAAATCGCTGACGATATTGAGCGTCCCCGCAACCGCCATCAACTCGGCATTCTCGAAGGTCTGGCCGTTATCGTTGAGGACGGTCAGCCAGCTTGTGAGGCCGAAGCGCACGTCGTCGGCATCGCGCCCCTCATCCAGCGTGGCGACGTAATTGGCTTCCCAGTCGAAGCCCCAGGAAAGGTACGAAAGCGTCACCTCATATGTGCCACCCGCCTCGCTGGCCGTGTCGATCGTGAAGACGGGCTGCGCGGAAAGGCCGCCAGGCACGCTGTCGAAAGTCAGCCGCTCGGGCAGGCCGGAACAGCGCACCGCTTCATACCCTTGCGCGGTTTGCAGCACGAGCCCGCCATCGGCCCGGGTGCGCACGATGGCATCTTCGCTCGCCGCCTCGCCAGTGGCGGGATTGGTGCGGGTTATGGTGACGCGATTGCCGAGCGTGCCATCCACCAGCGATGCCGGGCTGAGCAGATCGGCATTGCGGTTCTTTTCGATCGTGCCGCCAGGCAGGCCGGTGACGATGGCGCTGACCGCAACCATGCCTTCCGCCACGCCCTCGAAACGGATGGTCGAACGGCCGGGCGGCAGAGTGACGGTGCGAGTCTCCGATATCATGCCGAAGCCGCGGGGATTATCGCGGTCGATCTCACCGCCCAGCATGCGGCCCGGATCGCGATAGATGGTGACGGCGATATCGGTCGGCTCGGATGCGTCGACGACGGCGCGCTCCTGCGCGGTGGCGGGCGTCGTGACGCATGGCGCCGCCGCAAGGGCGAGCGCTAGAGCCAACCAGGGGCGGTCCGGACGCACCGCGCCTTCCCTACCACCGCGTCTCATAAGTGACGCGGACCTCTCGCTCGCCATTGGCGGGCACGGTGACGCGGTAGAGACGCTCGCCGAAATTGATCTGCTCGCCTTCGACGTCTTCGGAAACGACGCGGTAGTCGAGCCCCCACCAATAGCGATCGAGTCCTTCCTGCGTCAGCTCCACGACGACAGGCTCCGGCTTCGCATTGGTAAAGGTGTAGCGCATGGTGGTGCGGTAGAAGTCGACCGAGTAATCCTCACGGATCTCCCGCACCAATTCGTCGTCCTCGTATACGCGGTAACGACGGCTCTGGCGCCATTGCTGACCGGAAATGCGTTCGCGATTTTCGACTTCGGCCTGCACGAACACATCGAAGGCATCGCCGGTGCGCAGGCTCAGCGTGCTGCCCATCGGCGTGTGGCCGATGCCGTTTTCGCCGATGAATTGCGGATTGCCCTGCACGTCCCGCTGGTAAAAGCGCACCGTACCGGCGGGCAGCGCATCGCCGAGGCCGCCCTCGGCGCTCGAATTGAAGCTGATCGCGGTGCTTGCCGCGCGCGGCGCATCGTCGCTGTCGAAGCGAGCGACGTCGATCGTGTAGACCTTGCGCGCCGGAACGGCCTGCACGTCGAGGAAACTCACCTGCTTGGTCTGCGCATCGGCAATCGTCGTGCGCCCGTCGATGGGATAGAGGTAGAAATCGCCGAGCCGCTCCCGGTCCGCGGTTTGCGTGCCGACCTGCTGCAGATCGCGGCGCGGCGGCGCGTAGCCCTGGTTGCCGCTCGCCGGGTTCCCGGCGACCAGCAGCGTATCGGCATCGTGGAAGGTGGTGCCGGTGTTGTTGGTCAGCGTCACCCAGCCCTGCATGTCCACCGTACCGCGCGCTTCGTCGAACAGGGCGACATAGTCGGACGACCAGCCGAGGCCGGGCGTGAGGTAGCGGATGGAAGCGGGGCGCGTGCCGCCGCGATTGCTGTTCAGCGTGACCGAGAGCGTGGGGCGCGCGCGCAGGTTGGGCGGCACCTCGTCGAATACCACACGCACCGGGAGGCCGTCATCGCGCAGAACTTCGATCCGGTCGCCGATCCGCACCACCACGCCGCCTGCGGTGGAGAGCACTTCCGCCTGCTCGCGCATTTCGAGCCCGGTCGCGGGATTGGTGCGGACGAGCGTGACGGTCTGGCCGATGGCCTTTTCCATCAGCTTTTGCGGGGTCAGCAGGTCGAAATCGAAATTCTGCTCGACGATGGCGGTGCCATCGGCATTGAAGCTGACGGTCTGCGGGCGGATCTGCGCGGAAACATCGGGGAATTCGATCCGCGTCTGCCCGCGCGGAATATTCAATTGCCGCACATCCTGCACCAGCGCCTGGTTGTTCTGGTATATGGTGACGGAGACATCGCCCTGCGCGGTCTCCTCCCCGCTTACCGGCGTCTGCTGCGCGGCGGCGGGCGATGCGACGGCAATGGCGAACAAGCTCGCGGCGAGAATACGTGATGTCATGTGGAGCCCCCTTACGATTTGGCCTTGAGCATCGCCCGGCGGCCTTTATCGGCGCTGAACGCGCATCCGGCCGTCAGCTGGCGCGTATCGCCTTGCGCAATACGCCGCCCACCTTTTCGCCGATCTGCTTCACGCTGAAAGGCTTGGCGATGAAGTGCATGTGCTCGATATCGATTTCGCCGCGCAGCTGCTCCTCGGCGTAACCGGACATGAAAAGGACCGGCAGGTTGGGCCGCGCCTTGCGGATTTCCTTCGCCATGGCCGGGCCGTCCATGCTCGGCATGACGACGTCGGTGACGACGATATCGAACTCGTCGGGGTTTTTCCTGAAGGCGTCGAGGCCCTCGTCCCCGTCGCTGGCGGTGACGATGGAATAGCCCTGCCGCGCCAGCGCCCGCTCGGCCACGGCGCGAACCATGTCCTCGTCCTCCACCAGCAGGATGCATCCGCCACCGGAAAATTCGCGCGTGGTCTCCTCGACCGCAGCCTGCTTCGCCTCTTCCTCCGTCACGTGATGGACCGGCAGGTAGATGGTGAAGCGCGCGCCCTTCACCTTGCCGTCCGGCCCCTTGGCATTGCTGGCGAAGATGAACCCGCCCGACTGCTTGACGATGCCGTAGACGGTCGAGAGGCCGAGGCCGGTGCCCTTGCCCTGCTCCTTCGTGGTGAAGAACGGCTCGAACAGCTTGCCCATGATGTCGGGCGGGATGCCGCCGCCCGTGTCCTCGGCGATGAGCACGGTGTAATCGCCCGCCGGAATGATCTCGCTGCCCATGCGGCGGATATCCTTCGCCTCCACCCGTCGCGTGGCGAAGGCGAGCGTGCCCGTCGCTGTCTCTCCGCCGCCATCGCTCTGGATCGCATCGCGCGCGTTGACGGCGAGGTTGATGATGACCTGCTCCAGCTGGCGCGGATCGGCGCGAACCGCGCCAAGATCGCGGTCATGCCGCACCTTCAGCGTAATCTTCGCGCCGAGCAGCCGCTTCAGCAGCTGGCTGACTTCGGACAGGATATCGGGCAGCTGGATCGTCTCTGGTTGCAAGGTCTGCTGGCGGCTGAAGGCGAGCAGCTGCCGCGTCAGGCTGGCGGCGCGATTGGAATTGGCCTTGATCTGCTGGATGTCGTCGTAATCGCTGTCGCCCGGCGTGTGGCGCAGCAGCATGAGGTCGCAATAGCCGATGATGGCGGTCAGCACGTTGTTGAAATCATGCGCCACGCCGCCTGCAAGCTGGCCGACGGCCTGCATTTTGGTGGCCTGCGCCACTTGCCGCTTCAGCCGCGCTTCCTCGGTCGTGTCGGCCAGGCTGAGCAACACCGCCGCCTCACCCAACCCGCGCACGCCAGCCAAGCCCATGCTGACAGGATCGTCCGGCTCGCTGCGAAGGCGTATCGCGATGTCCCCGCTGGAGGCCGGCCCCTGCCCGTGCCGGCGCACTGCATCGGACATGGCGGATTTGTCGCGCGGAACAACGATATCGCTGGGATAGGGTGGCAGATCGTCCTTGCCGATGCCTGCCGCGCGCCGGAAAGCCGGATTGGCAAACAGGAAATGTCCGTCCCGGTCGGTCGTAGCAAGACCCAGCGGCAACTGTTCGAGCAGTGCCTGCAATTGCGCCGCCTGGCCCTTCGTTTCACCGACCGCACCGCCGATACCGATACCGGCGTCGATCAGCAGCATCAGCGAGGGCGCCTCGGCCGCGGCCCGTCCGGGCACGCTTTCGCGCGCGGCCTCCTCCGGATCGGCGAGCGGCACCTGCACCAGCGTCTGCGGACTACCCTTGCGCCCTTCGCGGGCGAAGAAGATCCGCTCCCGGTCGTCCGAACGCAGCAGCTGCACGAATTCCTGCCCCGCCATGCGCGCCGCTTCATCACCGAAGGCACGGCGCGCGAGTGCGGGGTTCGCCGCGCGGATCGTGCCATCGGGTGAGACCAGCGCAACGGCAATGCCCGCCGCGCCGAGCACGCGTCCGAACAAGCCCGTCATATGCTTGCCGATGGCGGCGATCGGCTCCGTCCGGACGATCGGCCGGAAACGCCAGATCAGGTAATCGTCCGCCCTACCCGCGCGAACAGCGCTGGCGGACCAGCTGTGCTCTTCATCGGCGACGGTGACAGGCTCACCCTTGCCATCGCGCCAAGCGGCGTGGGCCAGCCGGGCCAGCAGGTCCGCGCTCGCCCCATCGACGGGAAGTCGGGGCGGGCCATTGCTCGATCCGAACCACAATTCAAAGGCGGCATTCGCGCAGACCAGCCGATTGGCACGATCCGTGATAGCCACGGCCAGGTCGGACTGCTCGATCGCGGCAACGGTAACGGCCCAGTCGGGCGCATCGGCTCCGGAAATCGTCGGCGCAGCGGCGGGGGACCGAGCGGCGATGAAGGCGATCAGGCCCAGCACTGTCAGCCCGCCGACAAAGGCGAAGGTGACGGTTGTGCTTTCGGCGGCATATTGCACCAGCGCGACGCTGGCGAGCACGGCTGCGGCGACAGCAAGCGCGTCGACCAGCTTTCGCGATGGCTCCGCTTCCGTCAATTTCAGCCGCGGCTGTTTCATTCGGCGGTACGTATCACCTGGCGGCGGCCCGGTCGCCTGCCCCAACGGCGCGCGACCACGAATCTCCACAGGAAGCTGGAGACGAGATAGCCGAGCGCGGCCGTAACGACGCTCAGCACCACGAAGCCGAAAGCAGTGACGCCTGCGGTCTGCAGCCACCAGCCGAATTCTGTCCACCAGCCCTGTTCCAGCGCGGCCTTGGCGCTTCCCATCGTATCCGGATCGACTTTCAGCGTGAAGCGTCCCACGCGGTTCGCAACCACGAGCCAGAACGGCACGGTGAAGGGATTGGTGACGAAGGTTATGGCCGCGGCAACGGGCACATTCGCCCGCGCCGGAAGGGCGAGGAATGCGGCGAGGAAAATCTGTCCGAGCGGGATGATGAAGGCGGCAAACAGGCCAAGCGCGGCACCACGCGGAACGGAGCGGCGGGTAAAGCGCCAGAGCTCGGAACGACCGAAGCGGTGGGCAATCGGCGCAAGCCAGCGATTGCGGGCCATTTCTTCCCGCTTGGG contains:
- a CDS encoding DUF2062 domain-containing protein; protein product: MPKREEMARNRWLAPIAHRFGRSELWRFTRRSVPRGAALGLFAAFIIPLGQIFLAAFLALPARANVPVAAAITFVTNPFTVPFWLVVANRVGRFTLKVDPDTMGSAKAALEQGWWTEFGWWLQTAGVTAFGFVVLSVVTAALGYLVSSFLWRFVVARRWGRRPGRRQVIRTAE
- a CDS encoding hybrid sensor histidine kinase/response regulator — protein: MKQPRLKLTEAEPSRKLVDALAVAAAVLASVALVQYAAESTTVTFAFVGGLTVLGLIAFIAARSPAAAPTISGADAPDWAVTVAAIEQSDLAVAITDRANRLVCANAAFELWFGSSNGPPRLPVDGASADLLARLAHAAWRDGKGEPVTVADEEHSWSASAVRAGRADDYLIWRFRPIVRTEPIAAIGKHMTGLFGRVLGAAGIAVALVSPDGTIRAANPALARRAFGDEAARMAGQEFVQLLRSDDRERIFFAREGRKGSPQTLVQVPLADPEEAARESVPGRAAAEAPSLMLLIDAGIGIGGAVGETKGQAAQLQALLEQLPLGLATTDRDGHFLFANPAFRRAAGIGKDDLPPYPSDIVVPRDKSAMSDAVRRHGQGPASSGDIAIRLRSEPDDPVSMGLAGVRGLGEAAVLLSLADTTEEARLKRQVAQATKMQAVGQLAGGVAHDFNNVLTAIIGYCDLMLLRHTPGDSDYDDIQQIKANSNRAASLTRQLLAFSRQQTLQPETIQLPDILSEVSQLLKRLLGAKITLKVRHDRDLGAVRADPRQLEQVIINLAVNARDAIQSDGGGETATGTLAFATRRVEAKDIRRMGSEIIPAGDYTVLIAEDTGGGIPPDIMGKLFEPFFTTKEQGKGTGLGLSTVYGIVKQSGGFIFASNAKGPDGKVKGARFTIYLPVHHVTEEEAKQAAVEETTREFSGGGCILLVEDEDMVRAVAERALARQGYSIVTASDGDEGLDAFRKNPDEFDIVVTDVVMPSMDGPAMAKEIRKARPNLPVLFMSGYAEEQLRGEIDIEHMHFIAKPFSVKQIGEKVGGVLRKAIRAS